A region of the Curvibacter sp. AEP1-3 genome:
TGGTGGCGCAGTTCCGTGATCTGGATCCCAAGGACCCTTCGCTTTGGCCATCCGCTCCTCGCTATGCCCTATTTGTATTTAGCGCTGCGGTCATAGTGATAGTTCTGTGGTTTACATGGCTTACTGGTTCTCAAGAGTCTCTTCAGCAAGAGCAAGATAAAGAAGTAAAGCTGAGAGAAGATTACAAAACCAAGCTAACTAAAGCAGTCAATCTCGATGTTTTAAAGAAGCAGCGTGAACAGGTACAACAGTACGTAACGCAACTGGAAAAACAGTTGCCAAGCAAAGCTGAGATGGACGCATTGCTTTCGGATATCAATCAAGCCGGTCTAGGGCGAAGTCTCCAGTTTGAATTGTTTCGTCCTGGGCAGGTCGCAGTTAAAGAATATTATGCTGAGCTTCCTATCACAATAAGAGTCACGGGAAAATATCATGATATTGGCAACTTTGCTTCCGACATAGCGAACCTCTCACGCATCGTAACCCTCAATAACCTTTCCCTTGCTCCGCGAACTGATGGAACATTGATATTAGATGCTACTGCGAAGACATTCCGCTATTTGGATCCTGACGAAGTGAAGGCGCAGCGAAAAGCGACTGGAGCCCAGAAATGAATAGGTTGATCGGTTTAACCGGCTTTTTGTTGCTGGCTCTTTTGAGTGCTTGTGGATCAAGCAGCGAAGACGACCTTAGGCAATGGATCGTTGAAGAGAGAAATCAAACTCGTCCAAAGGTCGCTCCAATCCCTGCTCCAAAGCAGTTTGTGCCGGAAGCTTATACAAATACAGCTGCGATTGAACCGTTCAGTAATGTCAAGTTAACCCAAGCTTTGAAGAGGGAGTCGTCGCAGGCAGTAACTAACGGAGCATTGATTGCTCCTGAGCTGGCGCGAAGAAAGGAGCCGTTGGAGGCTTTTCCTTTGGATTCGATGTCCTTGGTCGGTAATCTTACAAAAACTGGCCAACCAGTTGCTTTGGTAAAGGTTGATAATTTGTTATACCAAGTGAAGTTGGGTAATTATCTTGGCCAAAATTATGGCAAGGTTACAAAAATCACTGAAACGCAGGTCACTCTCCGCGAGATAGTTCAGGACGCTGTGGGGGAATGGATTGAGCGAGCAGCAACTCTAGAGTTGCAAGAGAAGGCGAAATGACAAACCGAATTAATTTAATTGGAACGCGCATGTTGAAAAAAATCGGCTTTGTGTTGTCTGTTTTGCTCGGGCACGCGGCTTTTGCTCAAGGTTCTATCGAGGCCGTTTCTGGCTCTGTTCAGGGCGGAAGCGAAGTTGTGAGAATTGATTTGTCGCAAGCGCTGACTTCGTTGCCTACAGGGTTTGCAATCCAGTCACCTGCAAGGATTGCATTGGATTTCCCCGGCGTATCCAATGCGATGGGTCGTTCTACTGTCGAAATCAATCAAGGGAATCTCAAATCTGTTAGCGTGGTTCAAGCAGGTGAGCGCACCCGTGTGGTCTTGAATTTGAAACAAGCTGCTGCCTACAAGGCTGAAATCCAAGGCAAGTCGCTCCTTGTTTCTTTGGATGCAACAGAGTCTGCCAACGCCAAACCGATCAATGCATTTTCCGAGACGACTAGCAGGGTAACGGCTCCGTTGAGGGATATCGACTTTAGGCGCGGTACTGATGGATCGGGAAGAGTGGTTGTTACCTTGCCCAACAATCAAGTTGGGGTAGACATCCGCCAACAAGGTCAAGGTTTGGTTGTCGAATTCATGAAATCCAGTTTGCCAGAGGGCTTACGCCGGAAGCTGGATGTTGCAGATTTTGGCACTCCAGTGAAGTCTGTATCTACAACTCAATCTGGTGATCGAGTTCGTATGGTTATCGAGCCTAAAGGTGATTGGGAGCACAGTGCTTACCAGAGTGACGAGCAATTCGTGGTTGAGATTAAAGAAGTGAAGGTGGATCCAAAGAAATTGACGCAAGGTGTTGGCTATAACGGCCAAAAGCTATCGCTGAATTTCCAGAATATTGAAGTGCGTTCGCTCTTGCAAGTGATTGCAGATTTCACTAATTTTAATATCGTGACCTCTGACTCTGTTTCAGGATCGGTGACATTGCGTTTGCAGGACGTCCCTTGGGACCAAGCGCTGGACATCATTTTGCAGGCTAAGGGCCTAGGTATGCGCAAGACGGGCAATGTTCTGTGGGTTGCCCCGAAGGATGAGATTGCGGCCAAAGAAAAGTTAGATCTTGAAACAGTTGTTGCAGTACAGAATCTTGAACCCCTTCGTACCCAAGCATTCCAAATCAATTACGGCAAAGCAGCAGATATTGCGGCGGGCCTGATTGCAGCTGGTTCCGGACCGGGCCAAGGTGTTACGGCAAGTCGAATTCTGAGTTCTCGAGGTAGCGTGATTTTTGAAACACGCACAAATCAATTATTTGTCACTGATATTCCGAGTAAATTGGAGCAAGTTCAACAGTTGATTGCAAAAATTGATATTGCTGTTCGACAAGTTTTGATTGAGGCGCGTATCGTTGAGGCGTCCGATAGTTTCGGAAAATCGTTAGGCGTCAAATTGGGTGGAGGCGGCACTGCAGCTGCTTCCGGCGATAAGCCGGGAATTGCATTGGGCTCAAGTTATGTCGTTGGTTCGGCAGCGACAACTTCCGGCAACTTTGTAAATCTCCCATCCACAGGTGCACTTGGCTCCAGTACTCCCGGGCAATTTGCAGTTTCTATTTTTGGCGCTGGCGCTGACAGGTTCTTGAACCTTGAGATTTCCGCCCTCGAGGCTGAAGGCAAAGGCAAGGTGGTCTCCAGTCCTCGAGTCGTTACTGCAGACCAGATCAAGGCGCTGATTGAACAGGGCACGGAATTGCCATATCAAGTGGCCTCGTCTAGCGGTGCTACTTCGATCGCGTTCCGGAAGGCTAACTTGAAACTGGAAGTACTGCCGCAGATCACCCCTGAAGGAAACATCATCCTCACCCTGGATGTGACCAAGGACACTGTCGGTCAGAGCACTCCTGCTGGATTTGCAATTGATACCAAGCACGTGCAAACGCAAGTATTGGTTGAGAACGGTGGCACCGTAGTTATCGGCGGCATCTTTACAGAAAGCTCGACCGACAGCGAAACCAAAGTTCCATTCTTCGGTGACTTGCCTGGATTGGGCGTCTTGTTCCGCAACCGGGCAAAGGAAATCACCAAGCGTGAAATGCTGGTGTTCATCACACCTAAGGTCATTGCAGACAAGGTGGTTGGCCGGTAACTCTGGCATTGGTTGAGATGGGCCTCACTTGAGTATCAGTCTTGTTGGTCTTCCCGGTTCAGGGAAGACCACAGTGGGGCGTCAGTTGGCGCGCCGCTTGCGCATTCCTTTCGTAGATTCGGATCACGCCATTGAGGCGCGTATCGGTTGCTCGATTCGTGAGTTTTTTGACCGCGAGGGTGAGTCTCGTTTTCGAGATATCGAAGAAGAGGTTCTTGATGCCCTCTCGGCAGATGTGAATTGCGTGCTCTCCACCGGAGGCGGCGCAGTCCTCAGGCCGAATAATCGGCATCATTTGCATTCGCGAGGTAAAGTGATTTATCTCAAATCCACGCCCGAAGAGTTATTTCGTCGCCTCCGGCACGATGTGAGTCGACCACTGCTCCAGGTTGCTGATCCATTGACTCGAATGCGAGAGCTGTTTTCAGTTCGTGATCCTTTGTACCGCGAAACTGCGCACTTTGTATTGGAAACCGGTCGTCCCTCAGTGGCGACGTTGGTGAACATGATCGTCATGCAGCTTGAGCTTTCAGGGGCGATTCCTTCCGCTGACGGGTAGCAACGCTGCTGCAGCACCTGAAAGCCCTAAACTAAGCGGCTATGACAATTCAGGCGCACCAAACCGTAAACATTTCTTTGGCCGAACGCAGCTACCTGATTCACATCGGTGGCGAACTCATTGACAACCCAGAGATCTTCGCTGGCTTGCCCAATGGCAAAACGGCAGTCATTGTGAGTAACACTACTGTGGCCCCGTTGTATGCGGAGAAGCTAAAAGTTGCTCTCGCTGGAAAGTATTCCAAAGTGCTGGCCATGGAACTCCCTGATGGTGAGTCTTACAAGCATTGGGAAACTTTGAACTTGATTTTCGGTGTGCTGTTGCAGAACACCTGCGATCGAAAAACTGTCCTGTTTGCTTTGGGGGGAGGGGTCGTCGGGGACATGACCGGATTCGCTGCCGCAAGCTATATGCGCGGCGTACCCTTTGTTCAGGTGCCGACCACCCTCTTGGCACAAGTGGACTCTTCAGTGGGCGGAAAAACCGGAATAAACCATCCACTTGGTAAAAACATGGTGGGTGCCTTCTACCAACCTCAAATGGTGGTGTGTGACCTTGATGTATTGAAAACACTGCCGCCAAGGGAGGTCAGCGCTGGACTGGCGGAAGTTATCAAATACGGTCCCATCGCCGATATGGAGTTTCTGTCTTGGATTGAGAACCATATGGAGAGCTTGGTGCGACTGGATGCCAAGGCGCTAGCGCACGCAGTAAAGCGAAGCTGTGAGTTGAAGGCCTGGGTTGTGGGGCAAGATGAGCGTGAGTCCGGCCTGCGTGCCATTTTGAATTTCGGCCACACCTTCGGGCATGCAATCGAAGCGGGCTTGGGTTATGGCGAATGGTTGCACGGCGAGGCTGTTGGCTGCGGCATGGTCATGGCTGCCCACCTATCCCAGCGCCTGGGCTTGGTGGATACAGCGTTTGTCGAACGACTCACCCGGATCATTGCATCGGCGGGATTACCAATCCGTGGCCCCAGCTTGGATGCCTCCGATAACGCCGGTCGCTATCTTGAACTCATGCGCCATGACAAGAAGTCCGAGGCCGGTGAAATCCGGTTCGTCTTGATTGACGGTCCCGGGCGCGCGGTTATGCGTGCAGCGCCTGACACCTTGGTGCGAGAAGTCATCGATACATGCTGCGCTTGACTGCTATCGAAAACATAGCTGCTTGCGCGTATTGAACGGGCGCTAGACGCTGTATTGATGACCAATCTCCAACCCTATGCATGCCAGCCTGACCAGAGTAGAGGTCGGCGCTTTCCTGAGGCTGATGCTCCGACACGTACACCCTTTCAGCGCGACAGGGACCGTATCGTCCACTCTACGGCCTTCCGTCGACTGGTCTACAAAACGCAAGTCTTCATCAATCATGAGGGCGACCTGTTCAGAACCCGTTTGACTCACTCGTTGGAGGTTGCACAGCTCGGCCGGTCTATGGCGAGAACCTTGGGCTTGAATGAAGATCTGGTAGAAACCATTGCTTTGGCGCATGACCTGGGCCACACTCCTTTCGGCCACGCCGGACAAGACGCGCTACATGAATGCATGGTCTCTTACGGTGGCTTTGAGCACAATCTCCAGAGTCTGCGCGTAGTGGATCATCTGGAGGCCCGTTACCCGGGTTTTGACGGGTTGAATCTCTGTTTTGAGTCCCGCGAAGGCATTTTGAAGCATTGCTCCAAAAACAATGCGATGTCCTTGGAGCTATGGGAAGCTGACTTCCCCGGGCAAAGTGGCGGGGTCGCCAAGCGATTCTTGCAAGGTGGGCAACCGAGCCTGGAAGCGCAACTGTGTAATTTGGCTGACGAGATTGCCTACAACTGCCACGATATAGATGACGGAGTCCGGTCGGGACTGCTCAGCATGGACCAGATGTTGGAAGTGCCCTTGTTCCGGAAGTAT
Encoded here:
- a CDS encoding pilus assembly protein PilP → MNRLIGLTGFLLLALLSACGSSSEDDLRQWIVEERNQTRPKVAPIPAPKQFVPEAYTNTAAIEPFSNVKLTQALKRESSQAVTNGALIAPELARRKEPLEAFPLDSMSLVGNLTKTGQPVALVKVDNLLYQVKLGNYLGQNYGKVTKITETQVTLREIVQDAVGEWIERAATLELQEKAK
- a CDS encoding deoxyguanosinetriphosphate triphosphohydrolase is translated as MTNLQPYACQPDQSRGRRFPEADAPTRTPFQRDRDRIVHSTAFRRLVYKTQVFINHEGDLFRTRLTHSLEVAQLGRSMARTLGLNEDLVETIALAHDLGHTPFGHAGQDALHECMVSYGGFEHNLQSLRVVDHLEARYPGFDGLNLCFESREGILKHCSKNNAMSLELWEADFPGQSGGVAKRFLQGGQPSLEAQLCNLADEIAYNCHDIDDGVRSGLLSMDQMLEVPLFRKYSDQAASQQSDFAQAKKQRRWLYETIRLMLSDMVYDVLAATRAQLEEVMPQDVNAVRVAPALVLFSAEMRAQTRELKHFLFKHLYRHQQVMDTMGKAKCVVGDLFDAYVASPAEMHQDDEAMKDISLQRQVSDYIAGMTDRFALREHERLTGQRLFHV
- the aroB gene encoding 3-dehydroquinate synthase, which gives rise to MTIQAHQTVNISLAERSYLIHIGGELIDNPEIFAGLPNGKTAVIVSNTTVAPLYAEKLKVALAGKYSKVLAMELPDGESYKHWETLNLIFGVLLQNTCDRKTVLFALGGGVVGDMTGFAAASYMRGVPFVQVPTTLLAQVDSSVGGKTGINHPLGKNMVGAFYQPQMVVCDLDVLKTLPPREVSAGLAEVIKYGPIADMEFLSWIENHMESLVRLDAKALAHAVKRSCELKAWVVGQDERESGLRAILNFGHTFGHAIEAGLGYGEWLHGEAVGCGMVMAAHLSQRLGLVDTAFVERLTRIIASAGLPIRGPSLDASDNAGRYLELMRHDKKSEAGEIRFVLIDGPGRAVMRAAPDTLVREVIDTCCA
- a CDS encoding type 4a pilus biogenesis protein PilO, whose translation is MPISPNPSFDFAVIQQKLVAQFRDLDPKDPSLWPSAPRYALFVFSAAVIVIVLWFTWLTGSQESLQQEQDKEVKLREDYKTKLTKAVNLDVLKKQREQVQQYVTQLEKQLPSKAEMDALLSDINQAGLGRSLQFELFRPGQVAVKEYYAELPITIRVTGKYHDIGNFASDIANLSRIVTLNNLSLAPRTDGTLILDATAKTFRYLDPDEVKAQRKATGAQK
- a CDS encoding shikimate kinase: MSISLVGLPGSGKTTVGRQLARRLRIPFVDSDHAIEARIGCSIREFFDREGESRFRDIEEEVLDALSADVNCVLSTGGGAVLRPNNRHHLHSRGKVIYLKSTPEELFRRLRHDVSRPLLQVADPLTRMRELFSVRDPLYRETAHFVLETGRPSVATLVNMIVMQLELSGAIPSADG
- the pilQ gene encoding type IV pilus secretin PilQ; translation: MLKKIGFVLSVLLGHAAFAQGSIEAVSGSVQGGSEVVRIDLSQALTSLPTGFAIQSPARIALDFPGVSNAMGRSTVEINQGNLKSVSVVQAGERTRVVLNLKQAAAYKAEIQGKSLLVSLDATESANAKPINAFSETTSRVTAPLRDIDFRRGTDGSGRVVVTLPNNQVGVDIRQQGQGLVVEFMKSSLPEGLRRKLDVADFGTPVKSVSTTQSGDRVRMVIEPKGDWEHSAYQSDEQFVVEIKEVKVDPKKLTQGVGYNGQKLSLNFQNIEVRSLLQVIADFTNFNIVTSDSVSGSVTLRLQDVPWDQALDIILQAKGLGMRKTGNVLWVAPKDEIAAKEKLDLETVVAVQNLEPLRTQAFQINYGKAADIAAGLIAAGSGPGQGVTASRILSSRGSVIFETRTNQLFVTDIPSKLEQVQQLIAKIDIAVRQVLIEARIVEASDSFGKSLGVKLGGGGTAAASGDKPGIALGSSYVVGSAATTSGNFVNLPSTGALGSSTPGQFAVSIFGAGADRFLNLEISALEAEGKGKVVSSPRVVTADQIKALIEQGTELPYQVASSSGATSIAFRKANLKLEVLPQITPEGNIILTLDVTKDTVGQSTPAGFAIDTKHVQTQVLVENGGTVVIGGIFTESSTDSETKVPFFGDLPGLGVLFRNRAKEITKREMLVFITPKVIADKVVGR